The sequence below is a genomic window from Cryptosporidium parvum Iowa II chromosome 6, whole genome shotgun sequence.
CTTGAGAAACCAGTAAATCTAACTTTTCACCTCTTTCCAATAGAATATCTATATTTTCAATCAGAACATTTTGAATTGTGGAAATTTGGTTTGCTAACATATCATATTCTGTATTTTCTGGACAATTCCAATAAATCTaagttatatttaaataataatttgtaatttcatatattattaatgttaCTTACCATTCTTTCTTTGATTATTGGAGCAACAACCccatttaatattaaagttattgGATTTGTAAGCATTTCAACAAACGGTAAAGTCTTTGATCTAAtatctaataaatattcataaGGTATAGTTAGACCAAAAGATCTATCTGTCATTGCCATATATATAACTCCTGGCTCATAAATTAAGAAGTGAAAGCAATATATATCATATGTATAAGATTGTTTATTTAAgcttttatttatttttttcaagagAAATCTTGCAATTGATGGAAAATTTCCTGTGTTTTCTGTATATTCTGCCAATACCACATTATCTGAATACgtaattaatttgaattaattatatttttaaaaaaataataaatttagtTCAAAATTGACTTTCAAGCTTATTTGACCTTAACGTACCTTTAGCTACAAGACTGTAAATAATTGACATTTTTTAcataataaacaaaatgagaaaaaaactaatttatatattcaaaaggttcaaaattttttttcaatatatttcattattaaattgtcaaattaattaaatattaaatcgAGTGATGGCTCGTCAGcgttgaatttttttttttttttaattaaaatataataaatcaatgcataaataaaatgagtaataattatttaattaatttaattttgttttaattagTAATCAAAAcaagtttattaaatattttcaaacaTAATTCAAAGTAAAAAGGTAGCACTgcatttaatataaaagatatatttaatttattaggTACTTGGCATTATTCAAGCCTAATTCATTGAATTGATGCCATGTACAGTAAGGACAAATAGTCAATGCTTTAAACTGAAATAGCtacaaaagaaatatttacatgatatattttttgCGATAATTTAACAcaattttttcttgtttgAATTGTGAAATAGTTTAGATTTAACACTTTGTCATATGGGTCATTTCCACACAGTGCCCCGCCTAAACACttgagaaataataaatatggaggaaattaaaattcGAATTCGCCAATTAAAGTATCAAAGGGGATTTCTTGATTTGCAATTTGAGCGAT
It includes:
- a CDS encoding synaptobrevin-like protein, possible encodes the protein MSIIYSLVAKDNVVLAEYTENTGNFPSIARFLLKKINKSLNKQSYTYDIYCFHFLIYEPGVIYMAMTDRSFGLTIPYEYLLDIRSKTLPFVEMLTNPITLILNGVIYWNCPENTEYDMLANQISTIQNVLIENIDILLERGEKLDLLVSQAKNLTMESNTFRRQSYRLQQSAEWLPIKRIIMLFLAGTFILSIYIILAFNCGGLFLNNCIHKFPNNYIPEPFINNNDDDKFNEPAFREVDEFINELNTKKKPNET